The proteins below come from a single Hippocampus zosterae strain Florida chromosome 5, ASM2543408v3, whole genome shotgun sequence genomic window:
- the gpatch3 gene encoding G patch domain-containing protein 3, protein MADIHGVFLVVSNIPAAFHSADLRNYFSQFIESGGFICFHYRHRPEVHRESQTCGDSEEDGDKSSGSSDLASAAAKDNCSKTTKQAAKTCCCVVSVHNKHADRLVRMYAGNHWIDSNGNWLSRRCVIKRVKVSQHNDENQFPYKTRFEQRHRMSQTEHFTLSDLKTLSELNPPALMQNGNVGTSVKVFLQLIQSCRLPPRLIRKLGLKFPKTGSNRRYGNVPFQYQDTCTLPVTEETVLTAAGHEISGPGTLAARTSAQKNLDDWCKTTENDEPQIDEEEGMQSNEDDDDDCCEEWERHEALHDDVTSQERSKERLFEEEIELKWEKGGSGLVFYTDAQYWQEEEGDFDEQTADDWDVDMSVYYDKDGGDMDARDYVRMRLEKRLRDGLEDGSAHNHAIGRFERFTKGFGRRVMEKQGWKDGEGLGSSQAGIPDALENEGKHPHCKRGFGYHGEKLPLNPGKKARRNFHVSTIYDEPKDVDMGDSLLRRQPNISMKYRGWHSGGSVGPRR, encoded by the exons atgGCGGACATACATGGCGTCTTTCTAGTTGTCAGCAACATTCCTGCTGCTTTTCACTCGGCGGACCTCCGGAATTATTTCAGTCAGTTCATTGAGAGTGGTGGCTTCATCTGTTTTCATTACCGCCACCGGCCAGAGGTGCACCGGGAATCTCAAACGTGTGGAGACAGCGAGGAAGACGGTGATAAGTCGTCTGGTAGTAGCGACCTAGCATCAGCAGCGGCTAAAGACAACTGCAGCAAAACGACTAAGCAGGCCGCCAAAACTTGCTGTTGTGTCGTCTCCGTTCACAACAAACACGCCGACAGATTGGTGAGAATGTACGCAGGAAACCATTGGATCGACTCCAACGGCAACTGGCTGTCCAGAAGATGTGTCATTAAAAGGGTGAAGGTTTCACAACACAATG ATGAGAATCAGTTCCCATACAAGACGAGGTTTGAGCAGCGACACCGGATGTCCCAAACCGAACACTTCACCTTGTCCGACCTCAAAACTTTATCAGAACTTAATCCACCTGCTCTGATGCAGAATGGGAATGTGGGCACATCAGTCAAAGTTTTCCTACAGCTCATCCAGTCGTGTCGGCTGCCTCCTCGCCTCATCCGCAAACTGGGCCTTAAGTTCCCTAAGACTGGCTCCAACCGTCGCTACGGCAACGTGCCTTTTCAGTACCAGGACACTTGCACGCTGCCGGTCACAGAAGAGACTGTTTTAACAGCCGCTGGCCATGAAATATCGGGGCCAGGCACTTTAGCAGCTCGAACATCAGCACAGAAAAATCTGGATGACTGGTGCAAGACAACTGAGAACGATGAGCCACAAATAGATGAAGAGGAGGGCATGCAGTCAAATGAAGATGAT GATGATGACTGCTGTGAGGAGTGGGAGCGTCATGAAGCGTTGCATGATGATGTGACTAGCCAAGAGCGAAGCAAAGAAAGGCTATTTGAAGAAGAAATTGAGTTGAAGTGGGAAAAGGGCGGTTCGGGTTTGGTGTTCTATACTGATGCCCAGTACTGGCAGGAAGAAGAAGGAG ATTTTGATGAGCAAACAGCAGATGATTGGGATGTTGACATGAGCGTCTACTATGATAAAG ACGGTGGTGACATGGACGCCCGGGACTATGTCCGGATGCGACTGGAGAAAAGGCTTAGGGATGGTCTTGAAGATGGATCTGCACACAATCATGCCATTGGGCGTTTTGAGAGGTTCACTAAG GGCTTTGGCCGCCGCGTAATGGAGAAGCAAGGCTGGAAGGACGGTGAGGGACTGGGAAGCAGTCAAGCTGGGATTCCTGATGCCCTAGAGAATGAAGGCAAACATCCACACTGCAAACGCGGGTTTGG CTATCACGGTGAAAAGCTACCCCTAAATCCTGGCAAAAAGGCCAGAAGAAACTTCCATGTAAGTACAATCTATGATGAACCCAAGGACGTTGATATGGGGGACTCTTTGCTCAGACGGCAACCAAACATCAGCATGAAATACAGAGGCTGGCATTCTGGAGGCAGCGTTGGGCCGCGCAGATGA
- the gpn2 gene encoding GPN-loop GTPase 2, whose translation MCSGYGMSTHKGENNLLRFGQVVIGPPGSGKTTYCQAMQEFLTHLGRKVVVVNMDPANDGLPYSCAVDISELVTLDDVMDGLKLGPNGGLLYCMEYVEANLDWLENKLKEHLDCYFLFDCPGQVELYTHQNSVKNIFLQLGKWNFRLTCVHLVDSHYCADPAKFISVLCTSLSTMLHIELPHVNILSKMDLIEQYGKLAFNLDFYTEVMDLTYLLDHLAADPFFKKFHQLNEKLAEVIQDYSLVSFVSLNVQDKESMMRVLRAVDKANGCCFGDLEERNLQAMMSSAIGADFQFGSTLGVQEQYLETTRKTVEEELMDL comes from the exons ATGTGTTCTGGCTACGGCATGTCTACGCACAAAGGAGAAAACAATTTGCTACGTTTCGGCCAGGTTGTGATCGGACCGCCTGGTTCTGGTAAAACCACGTACTGCCAGGCCATGCAGGAGTTCCTTACCCACCTCGGACGCAAGGTAGTTGTGGTAAACATGGACCCGGCCAATGATGGACTTCCGTACTCTTGTGCCGTGGATATCTCCGAGTTGGTTACTTTGGATGATGTCATGGATGGCTTGAAGCTGGGGCCCAATGGCGGGCTCCTCTACTGCATGGAGTATGTGGAGGCAAATCTGGACTGGTTGGAAAATAAGCTGAAGGAACACCTGGATTGTTACTTCTTGTTTGACTGCCCCGGGCAGGTGGAGCTCTACACACACCAGAATTCAGTGAAAAATATATTCTTGCAATTGGGAAAGTGGAATTTCAGG CTAACATGCGTGCACCTTGTGGACTCTCACTACTGTGCGGACCCAGCCAAATTCATCTCTGTCCTCTGCACCTCGCTGTCCACCATGCTACATATTGAGCTCCCTCATGTCAACATCCTCTCCAAGATGGACCTGATTGAGCAGTATGGCAAACTAG CATTCAACCTGGACTTCTACACTGAAGTTATGGACTTGACGTATCTTCTTGATCACCTGGCTGCAGATCCCTTCTTCAAAAAATTTCATCAGCTAAATGAAAAGCTGGCGGAGGTCATTCAAGATTACAGCCTTGTCTCGTTCGTTTCCCTCAATGTTCAG GACAAAGAGAGTATGATGCGGGTATTGCGGGCGGTCGACAAAGCCAACGGCTGCTGCTTTGGAGACCTGGAGGAGAGGAATCTTCAGGCCATGATGTCATCTGCCATCGGGGCAGACTTTCAATTTGGCTC CACACTTGGAGTTCAAGAGCAGTACCTTGAAACCACCAGAAAGACAGTGGAGGAGGAATTGATGGACCTTTAA